Within Halobacterium jilantaiense, the genomic segment AGACTCGGTGTCGTCCGACTCGAACGGTGATGTAGCGGTACTGCCCGAGCGGCCGCCAGACGACGACCCGGACTGCGGGGGCCTGGACCCAATTCGTCGGCCGAGTGGCGGGCCGTTCCCGGCGGAGGCCGCCGGGCTGGAACTGACTGCTTCGACGGACACGGTCGCAATCGGAGACGACATCACGTTCTCGCTCCGGAACCACACCGACGAGGAGACACTGGTGGGGACGCTCCACAAGTACAACATCGAGCGGCAGGACGGGGACGCGTGGCGACCGGTGTTCTCATCGCCTGACCGCGAGTACTACGACATCGGGGTGACCCTCCCGCCCGGCGGTGGCTACGACTGGCCGGTTCCCGAAGTTCTTTGCGCGCAGCCCTCCGGCGTAGACGTATGACAGCGGCTGCCGACCTGATTCTCTACGGTGGCGAGGTCCACACGCTCGGCGACGAGGACGAGGTGTACGACGCGGTGGCGGTGCGGGACGGCCGGGTCGTCGGGCTGGCGAACGACTACGACGCCGAGTTCCTGGCGGGGACCGGGACCGAGACAATCGACCTCGGGGGTCGCGTGGTGATTCCGGGGTTCGTGGACGCCCACACGCACATGGAGACCGTCGGCCAGCACGGCGTCCACGCGGACCTTCGGGGGGCGAGCGGCCCGGAAGAAGTCACGGAGCGCCTCGCCGAGCGCGCGAGCGAGACCGCCGGCGACGAGTGGGTGCTGGGCTTCGGGTACGACGAGAGCCAGTGGGGTGGCGACGCGGACCTCTCGCAGGCCGACCTCGACGCCGTCAGCGAGACGCAGCCGGTCGCCGCGATTCGGGAGGACATGCACACGGCGACGGTGAACGGCGTCGCGCTCGCCGAGTACGGCGACGGGATGCCCGAGGGCGACGTGGTCGGGGACGGCCGCATCGTGGAGGACGCGGTCGAAGTCGTCTACGACGCGACGGAGCCCGACCCCGAGGAGACGAAGTCCCTCGTGACGGCCGCGCAGCGCGAGGCCAACGAGAAGGGTGTAACGGCCGTCCACGACATGGTGCGGCGCTCGCACGCGCCCCGAGCGTACCGCGAACTCGACGCGGCGGGCGACCTCTCCGTGCGGGTGCGAGTGAACTACTGGGCGGACCACCTCGACGCCGTCCTGGAGACGGGGCTGGCGACGAACCACGGCAGCGACATGGTCGAGGTCGGTGCAATCAAGACGTACACGGACGGCAGCCTCGGCGGGCACACGGCGAAGCTCCACGAGCCGTACGCCGACGCGCCCGACGAGACCGGGACGTGGGTCGTCGACCCGGAGGAACTGGCGGATATCGTGGAGCGCGCCGACGACGCGGGCCTGCAAGTCACCGCGCACGCCATCGGCGACGCCGCCGTCGACGCCGTCCTCGACGCCTACGAGGACGCGGCCGACGACGCGGGCGAGCGCCGGCACCGCGTCGAGCACGCCGAACTCGCGAGCGACGACGCCATCGAGCGCATGGCAGCCCTCGGCGTCGTGGCGTCCCCGCAGCCGAACTTCCTGAAGTGGGCGGGCAGCGACGGCCTCTACGAGGACCGGCTCGGGACCGAGCGCCGGGAGGCGAGTAACCGCTTCGGCGACATGCTCGACGCGGGCGTGGCAGTGGCGTTCGGCAGCGACTGCATGCCGCTCGACCCGCTGCTCGGCGTCCACCACGCCGTGAACGCGCCCGCCGACGGCCAGTCGGTGTCGGTCACGGACGCGCTGCGGGCGTACACGAGCGGCGGGGCGTACGCCGGATTCCGCGAGGACGAGCAGGGGACGGTTCGCGAGGGGGCGCTGGCGGACTTCACGGTGCTGGACGCCTCGCCGTGGGAGCACGTGGACGCAATCGTCGACGAGGTCGGCGTGGCGATGACCGTCGTCGACGGCGACGTCGTGTACGACGCGCGGTAGCCCACAGACCTAACTTCCGGGGCGGAGAACCCCCGCATATGGCAGCAGCAGGCGTCGCGTTCGGGCTGTTCCTCGTCGTGGGTGTCGGCGGCGCACTCCTCCTGTACCTGCTGGTGCGCCGCGAGGCCGACGACACCACCCGGATGACTCGCGAGGAGGCCCACGAGCAGGTCTCGCGCGAACGCGACGAGTAGCGAACTACTCGTTCTCGCTCTCTCGTTCCTCCCGAGTAGCGCCTGCTGTCTCCGACAGCCGAGATTGAAGAAATAATCTTTTCATACTAGGCTTCCGAAGTGTAGTGTACGTTGGTGACCTGAACGTGGCAGAGATGGACACGTCGTCGTTCGATACAGACCTGAGTCTCTTCAAGTACGACGACCTCGAAGCGCTTCCCGAGGAGTACCGAGAACTGACCGAAGACGAGCGAACGGAACGCATCGAGGCGGCGCGCGCCGAACTCGGCGACGACGTCGTCGTCCTCGGCCACAACTACCAGCGCCGCGAAATCGTCGAGCACGCCGACTTCATCGGCGACTCCTACCAGCTCTCGAAGGAGGCCGCGAACGCGGACGCCGACTACGTCATCTTCGGCGGCGTGACGTTCATGGCCGAGAGCGCGGACATCATCACGGACGACAGTCAGTCCGTCATCCTGCCGTCGATGGAGGCGTCGTGCCCGATGGCGGGGATGGCTGAAGCCCTCCAGGTCGACGCCGCGTGGGCGGACATCACCGACGCCGCCCCCGACGAGACCATCATCCCGATCACGTACATGAACAGCTACGCCGACCTGAAGGCGTTCTGCGCCGAGCAGGGCGGGCTGGTCTGCACGTCCTCGAACGCCCACCGCGCCTTCGAGTGGGCGTTCGAGCGCGGCGACAAGGTGCTGTTCCTCCCCGACAAGCACCTCGGCGAGAACACCGCCCACCGACTCGGCCTCGAGGACTCGACCGTCGAGTGGGACCCGTGGGACGCCGAGGGGAAGACCGCCGAGGAGGTCGCCGACGCCGACATCGTGCTCTGGGACGGCTACTGCCAGGTCCACGAGCGCTTCACTCCCGACCACGTCGCGCAGGTCCGCGAGGAGCACGAGGACGCGAACGTCGTCGTCCACCCCGAGTGCCGGCGGGAAGTCGTGGAAGCGGCCGACGTGGTCGGCTCCACGTCGACGATTACGCAGACCGTCGAGGACGCCGACCCCGGCGAGACGTGGGCCATCGGCACCGAGATTCACCTCGCGAACCACCTCCAGCGCTGGCACCCCGAGGTGAACGTCGTGCCGCTGTGCGGGGACGCCTGCATGGACTGCAACGCGATGCGCCAGATCGACCCGAACTACCTCGCGTGGGTGCTGGAGGAGCTCGTCGAGGGCCGCGAGCGCAACGTCATCGAGGTCGCGCCCGACGAGAAGGAGCTGGCGCAGGTCGCGCTCGACCGCATGCTCGACATCTGACCATGACGGAGTACGCCACCGCCGACGTGCTCGTGCTGGGCTCCGGCATCGCGGGCTGTGCGGCCGCGCTCGCCGCCGCCCGGGAGGGCCAGCGTGTGCTGGTCGCGACGAAGGCCGAGCGCCCCGCCGACGCGAGCACGGACTGGGCGCAGGGCGGCATCGCCACGACGCGGGACAGTCCCGAGTCCCTGAAACGAGACATCCTGACGGCGGGCGACGGCGAAGCCGACCCCGACGCGGTCGACGCGCTCGTCGAGGACGCCGCGGCCGCCGTCGAGGACGTGCTCGTGGACACCCTGGACGTGTCCTTCGACGGCGACGGCGACGGCTTCGACTACGCGCAGGAGGCGGCTCACTCCGAGCCCCGCATCCTGCACGTGGACGCGGCCACCGGCCGCCACCTCCTCCGGCCGTTCCTCCGGCACCTCGACGACCACGACCACGTCCGGATGCTGGAGGACACCGCCGCCCTCGACCTGATTACCGACGAGGGCCGCGTGACGGGCGCGCTGCTCGACCGCGACCCCGAGACGGGCGAGCGCGCCGCCACGGGCGCGCCGGTCTTCGCCGGGTCGACGGTGCTCGCGACGGGCGGCATCGGCGACCTCTACCGGCGGTCAACGAACCCCGGCGGGTCGACCGGCGACGGCCTCGCGATGGCCGCGCTCGCCGGTGCTGACGTCGAGGACGCCGAGTACGTCCAGTTCCACCCGACCGCCTACGACGACGAGGACCCGTTCCTCGTCTCCGAGGCGGTTCGGGGCGAGGGTGCCGTCCTGCGGAACGCCGACGGCGAGCGCTTCATGCCGGACTACCACGAGGACGCCGAACTCGCGCCCCGCGACGTGGTCGCGCGCGCCGTCGCCGCAGAGCGCGACGCGACCGGCGAGGTCCGACTGGACGTCTCCCCGCTGGACTTCGCCGGCGAGTTCCCCGGGCTCGCGGAGACCTGCGAGGACCGCGGCGTCGACTGGGAGGCCGGTATCCCGGTCGCGCCCTGCGAGCACTTCCTCTGTGGCGGCGTCGCTGTCGACACCGAGGGCCGCACGAGCCTCGACGCCCTGTACGCGGTCGGGGAGTGCGCTCGCACCGGCGTCCACGGCGCGAACCGCCTCGCGTCCACGAGCCTGCTCGAAGGACTCGTGTGGGGGCTGCGGGCCGGCGAGGCGGCGGCCGGCGACGGCTGGACGCCCGACCCCGGCGACCCGCCCGAACTCCGGGACCGCGACCCCGACCTGCCGGCCGGCTTCGCCGACGAGAAGTTCCGGCGGCTGCGCCGCGTGATGGACGAGCACGTCGGGCTCCACCGGTCCGGCGACGACCTCCGGCGCGCACAGGGCGTGCTCCGCCGGCTCAAGGGCGAGGTCGACTCCTACGTCCGCACGCGGACGAGCCGCGACCTCTACGAACTGCGGAACGCCGCGGTCGTCGGGCTGCTGGTCTCGCGGGCCGCCGCCGAGAACCCGGAGAGCGCCGGCTGCCACCACCGCACCGACGACGCCGCACCCGAGGGGACTCCGGATGCCGGTCACTGACGCCGACGTCGAGCGGTGGCTGCGCGAGGACCTCGGCCACCACGACGTGACCAACGACGTGCCAGGCGAGACGACCGGCCGGCTCGTCGCCAAGCAGCCGGGCGTCGTGGCCGGCCTCGACGCCGCAGTCCGGGTGTTCGCGTACCTCGGCTGCGAGGCCGCCGCGCTCGCGAACGACGGCGACCGAATCGACGCCGGTGACGCCGTCCTCCGGGTCGCCGGCGACGCACAGAGCGTGCTGCGGGCCGAGCGGGTCGCCGTGAACGTCGCCGGGCACGCCTCCGGAATCGCGACGAAGACCCGGCGCGCCGTCGACGCCGCGCGCGACGTGAGCGACGACGTGGTGATTGCGGGCACCCGGAAGACCACGCCGGGCCTCCGGGGCGTCGAGAAGCGCGCGGTGGTCGCGGGCGGCGGCGATACCCACCGCCTCGACCTCTCGCACATGGTGATGGTGAAAGACAACCACGTCGCTGAGATGGGGCTCGAGGGCGCAATCGAGCGCTTCCGAGAAGCCAAGAGCTTCGCGACGAACCTCGAAGTCGAGGTCGAGGCTCCCGAGGACGCGCCCCGGGCCGCCGAGGCCGGCGCGGACATCGTCCTGCTGGACAACATGACGCCCGCCGAGACCGAGCGGGCCGTCGACCTGCTCGACGGCGCGGCGCTCGCGGAGGCCAGCGGCGGCATCACCGTCGAGGACGTTCCCGCGTACGCGGCGACCGGCGTGGACGTCATCTCGATGGGGTCGCTGACCCACTCCGCGCCGAGCCTGGACTACTCCTTCCGGACCGAGCCAGCGTAGGCGGACAGCGTCTCGGCGCGCTCCCACGCCCCCTCGAAGCGGTTCTGGAGTCGTGTGAGCAGGGCGTCGTCGCGGAGCTCCACAGCGCCGAGCCGCTCGCCGTCGTCGAGGGGGTGTGGCACGTGGAGGTAGACGCGGTCGTCGTCCACGAGGTCGAAGGTCACCGACAGGTCCGCGGTGACGCGCAGCGACACGTCGTCGCGGTCGAGGTACGCGTCGCGGACCGCCTCCGGGACCGTGTCGAGGACGGGGGCGGCCACGAGCACGCGCACCGACTGCTCGGCCGGCAGCGCCTCGTCGAACGCCGCCATCTCCGCGTCGTAGCGCTCCCAGGGCGCGTCGACGTAGGGGTGGCTCATCGCCGACCGGACCTCGTCGCTGGCATCTTCGAACACTTGCCGAGTGAGCGAGACGGCCGTCTCGCCCCCGAGCGGCGCGGTCCAGAAGCGGCTCTCGGTCGGCGGGACGGCCGCGAGTTCGTCGCCGAGTTCGTCGGCGAGTCGCTCGTAGCGGGCGGTCTGTTCGGCGAGTTCGCGCTCCCGTTCCGCCAGCAGCCGGTCGGCCGCCGTCTCCGGGTCGACGGCGCGGTACCGCGTCGGCTCTCCGCGACGCGTCTCGACGAGGTCGCGCGCGGCGAGGCCGTTCAGCACGTCGTACACGCGCCCCATCGGCACGCCGCTGGCGTCCGAGACGCCGCGCGCCGTCGACGGTCCGCGCGCCAGCAGGGCGCGGTAGCACTGCTCCTCGTACGCCGAGAGCCCGAGTTCGGCTAGCCGCGACATACCGGTCTGCCGGCGGCCGGACCGCAAGTAGCTGCCGGAAACGCGCCGCAAGTGGCACCGCGTTCGGAAACCCACTTTCCCCGGCCGAGCGACACGGCACTCGTGCAACCATACGTGTACCTCGCCGTGGCCATCGCTGCGGAAGTGACCGGGACCACCGCGCTGAAGCTCTCGGCGGGATTCTCGAAACCCCTGCCGAGCGTCGTCGTCCTCGCGGGCTACGCGAGTTCGTTCTACTTCCTCGGTCTCGTCTTGGAGGAGCTTCCGGTCGGGGTGGTGTACGGGACGTGGGCGGCCGTCGGCATCGTCGCCACGGCGCTCGTCGGCGTGGTCGTGTTCGAGGAGACCGTCGACGTGGCCGGGCTCGTCGGACTCGCGCTCATCGTCGCCGGCGTCGTCGTGCTGAACGTCGTCTCGGACGCCTACACGCCGGCGCACTGACGCGTCACTCCAGCAGCGACGACCCCGTCATCGCCGCTGGCCGGTCGAGGCCGAGCACGTCCAGCAGCGTCGGGGCGACGTCCCGGAGCGCGCCGCCGTCGCGGATGGAGTGCCCGCCCGACAGGTCCGCACCGGTCGTCGACGGGTCCAGCGAGACGAACGGCACGGGGTTGAACGTGTGAGCGGTGTGGGGCTCGTCGGCCGTCCCCATGTCGTCGGCGTTCCCGTGGTCGGCAGTCAGGAAGACGTGCGCGCCCTGCTCGCGGGTCGCTCCACTCCCCGCTCGCCCATTCGGCGACTCGCTCTGCTCGTCGCCCGCCTCGGTGAGCGCGGGTACCAGCCGCCCGAGTTCCCGGTCGACGGCCTCGACCGCTTCGACGGCGGCGTCGAAGTCGCCGGTGTGCCCGACCATGTCTGGGTTCGCGTAGTTCAGGACGAGCACGTCCGGGTCGTCGGTCGCGAGCGCGTCCAGCACGGCGTCGGTGACCGCGGGCGCGCTCATCTCGGGCTGCTGGTCGTAGGTCGGCACGTCCGGGCTCTCGACGATGCTCCGGCGCTCGCCCTCGAACTCGACCTCGCGGCCGCCGTTCAGGAAGTACGTCACGTGGGCGTACTTCTCGGACTCGGCGACTCGGAACTGGGTGCGCCCGGCGTCGGAGAGCACCGAGCCGAGCGTGTCCGCTGGCTCCTCGGCCGGGAACGCCACCGGGAGGTCGAACGTCTCGTCGTACTCGGTCATCGTCACGACGTGGGCGTCCGGCGGACTCGTCTCGACGCCCTCGGCTTCCCAGTCTCCGGGCTCGATGTCGGCGAGCAGCCGCGTGAGCTGTCGGGCGCGGTCGGCGCGGAAGTTCGCGAACACGACGGCGTCGCCGTCCGAGAGCGCCGCGCCGCCCTCGACGAGCGTGGGTTCGACGAACTCGTCGGTGTCGCCGCGCTCGTACGAGTCGGTGACAGCGTCGACCGCCGAGGCGGCGCGGTGGTCGGCGTCCCGGTCAACGATCGCATTGTACGCGGCTTTCGTACGCGCCCAGTTCTGGTCGCGGTCCATCGCGTAGTACCGCCCCGAGGCGGTCGCCACGTCGCTGGTCCCGTGCTCGTCGGCGACGGCTTCGAGGCTGGCGAGGTAGTCCTCGCCGCCGGTCGGAGACGTGTCCCGGCCGTCCGTGAACGCGTGGACGGCCGCCTCGACGCCCCGGTCGGCGGCGCACTCCACGAGCGCGTGGATGTGTGTCTGGTCGGAGTGGACGCCGCCGTCAGAGACGAGGCCGAGGACGTGCAGCGTCCCGCCGGTCTCGGCGACGTGGTCGAGCGCGCCCGCGATGGCGTCGTTCCCGCAGAGTTCGCCGGCCGCGATGGCGTCCTCGATGCGCGTGTACGCCTGCTTCACGACGCGGCCCGCGCCGATAGTGAGGTGGCCGACCTCGCTGTTGCCCATCTGTCCGTCGGGCAGCCCCACATCCCGGCCGGACGTGGTCAGCGTCCCGAACGCGCCTCGGTCGGCGTACTCGTCGAAGTTCGGAGTGTCGGCGGCTTTCACGGCGTCTCTCCTGTCGTGGTCGCCGAGCCCCCAGCCGTCCAGAATCACGAGCGCGGCCTGCATGCCCGGGACTGCGGCAGCCGGGAGTATGTAGGTGTCGTCTCTCTGGAGCAGGGTTCGACGTAGCAGGCGGCGTCTCGTACTCCCCGCTCGATTCCCTGCTCGCTACCGGTTGTGGAATCCAGCGTGGTTCTGCTGGCTTACCGGCCGGTAGCTGGGCGGACTGAAAGGGGCGGGCGGCTCGCGTTTACGTGGTCGCTTCGCCGGCCACTATCCCGAGTGTAACGAGGGATATGCCGGCGAACGACTGCGAGCCGCCCGGGGCTTTCGAAGGCGTGTTGTCAAGAGAATCGTCAGAGAATCAGCCCGCTCTCCCTAGTCGTCGTTGTCGAATTCGGCACCGCACTCGCCACAGACCATGTGGTCCGTGGGCGGCGTTCGCTGGGCGGCCACGGTGCCGCAGTCGGGGCAGACGCTGTACGGGCGTTCGTCGGCGGGCGCGCCCGGGTCGACGTCGACGTGAATCCAGGCGTCGGGGTTGGTCTCGTCGTAGAGTTCGACGCCGTCGTCGGTGCGCCGCCAGTTCACCGAGTTCGCGCGGTGTTGCTGCATCCACGGCGAGCTACCACGCCCGAGCAGTTAACAATTCTGACAAAAGTTGCTTCGGTCGCGAGTAAACGCCGGTCGGGAGCTACTTGTGGCTCGCCCGTCCACTCCCCGGCATGACCCTCGACCCCGTCCACTTCGACGGCATCGCGGACCTCGCGGCGCGCATCCGCCACGAGGTGGACGCCGAGGAGCACCGCGACCTCGCCGACGAGACGTGGCGCGACTTCCTCGACCCGCTGTACGGCGACGACGGTCCGGTCCTCGAACCCCTCGACGACCTCGCGAAACGCGCCGCCCCAATCGAGGAACTCGCGCTCCAGCCCGAGCCCTTCGACACCGCCCACGGCCTCGATTCCGGCACCATCAACCCCCGGACGTTCACGAACGGCCTCGTCCTCGACCTCGCGCAGGCCGCGATGAGCGCGACGCCCTCGGAGTTGGACTGCCACCGCGCTCGCACCACCATCACGAGCGTCCACTCCAACGACGCCACCGTCGACATGGGCACCGACTGGCAGAAAGCGGACGAGGGCTACTGGCGCGGTCGCATCGTCCAGACCGCGCCCCTCGCCCGCGACCAGGAGCGCGTCGTCCACGGGCTCGCGCTCTATCTCGCGGAGAGCCACCACGCGCTCGAACACGCCCACCGCGTCGACGACCTCCTCCTCCTCGACGGCCCGGTCTACCCGAAACAGCTCGTGAAGTGGGCGGACCGCCACGCCAGCCTCGCCGACCTCGTCACGCAGAACGAACTCGTCGGCGAAGTGCTGGAGAACTACGTCCGGCTCGTCGAGGACTTCGCGGACCGGGGGGTCCCGCTCGCCGGCTTCGTGAAGAGCCCCGCCAGTCAGGCCCTCGTGCGCGCGCTCCGCGACCGCGGCCGCCCCACGCCGTGGGCGACCGACGCCGCGTTCTTCGGGCAAGTGCTCGAACGACGCGAGTTCGACGGTGAGAACTATCGGCGGCTCACCGACGAACTCACGTGGACGTGCTGGTTCACGTCGACGCTCGGCGCGGACGGCGTGTTCGCGGACGCGGAGGAACTCGGCGTGGACCGCGACCTCGACGCCGCCTGCTACGAGGTCGCGTTCTTCGTCGTCTACGACCCCCGGACGGACCTCGTCCACAAGGTCGAACTCCCGCGCGTGTTCGCCGACGACCCCGAGTGCCGAGCGGCCGTCGAGCGCTACGTCACCAGTCAGGTCGCCGCCGAGGCCGGGCCGCCCGAGCCCGTCGGGAAGGCCGACGAGCTCGCGCGCATCGGCAGCGACGAGAAACAGGAACTCGTCCGCAAACTCGAACAGTCCTTCGAGAGCCGCGAGGACCGCAACTACGACGACCACCGCTGGTAGCCAGCAGCGGTCCGTGACGGCACCAGAGCCGGTGTCGGCCGCGAGAACACCCGCCCGGTTTTAAGCCACCCGAGCAGAGACGAGTCACCAATGACCGACCGCGCCATCGAAACCCAGAACCTCGCGAAGCGGTACGGGGACACGACGGCCGTCGAACGCCTGAACCTCGCAATCCCCGAACGCTCGGTGTACGGCTTCCTCGGGCCGAACGGAGCCGGGAAGACGACGACGATGCGGATGCTCACGACGCTCACGAAGCCCAGCGGCGGCACCGGCACCGTCGCCGGCGCGGACATCACTGACCGCGACGCCGTCGTCTCGAACATCGGCTACCTCCCCGAGGAACCACCGCTGCACGCCGAACTCACGGCGCGCGAACAGCTCCGGTACGTCGCCGGGCTCCGTGACCTCCCCAAGGCCCGTGCCGAGGAGCGCATCGACGACCTCCTGGCGCGGTTCTCGCTCGCCGACGACGCCGACCGCCGCATCTCCGCGTACTCGAAGGGCATGAAACAGAAGACCGGCATCATCCAGGCGATGCTCCACGACCCGGACGTCCTCTTCCTCGACGAACCCACGTCCGGCCTCGACCCGCGAGCCGCCCGCACCGTCCGGGACACCATCGCCGACCTCGCCGACGGCGACGCCACGGTCTTCCTCTCCACGCACATCCTCCCCGTCGTCGACGAACTCGCCGACACCGTCGGCGTGCTCTACGACGGCTCGCTCGTCACCGAGGGCTCCCCGGACGCGCTCAAGCAGCGCGCCGAGACCGGCGACGAACGCACCCTCGAGGACGTCTTCCTCGAGGTGACCGGCGGCATCGGCGAGGAGGCGTAGATGCCGGGGCTCCCCGACACCGGACACGCCACCAGCATCGCGTACACCCAACTCCGCGTCGGCTGGCGGAAGGTCCGTGACAAGAGCATCGCCCAGGTGCTCGCGTACGGCCTCCTCGCCCTGCTGATGGTCGTGTTCACCGCGGCCGGCACCTGGCTCGCCCACCTCGCCGGCCAGGAGTACGTCGACGACCCCGGTGCGGCCGGCGAGCTCGTCGGCCTGATTCCGGCCGCAGTCGGCGTGTTCACGCTCACGATGACCGCCTACCTCACCGCGCTCCAGCTCGGCGACATCGACGTCCGCGACGGCTACCTCACGACGGTGCCCGCCCGAGACGTCGTCGGCGGGCTGCTCGCCGCCGGCTACCTCCGCGTCACCGGCATCTTCGCCGCCCCGCTCGTGGTCGCCGGCGCGGGATTCGCTGTCGGCGCGGACGCGCCGCTCGCGTTCCTCTCTGTCGCCGTCGCCGTCCTCGCGCTCACCGCCACAACGTACCTCGTCGGCTTCCCCGTCGGCGCTGCTATCGCCTACCTCCTCGGGCAGTCCGAGTTCGTCGACCGCTACAAGACCGCGCTCGGCGCGGCGGCCTTCCTCGCCTACCTCGCGTTGCTGTTCACGAACAACCTCTACGAGGTCGCCCGGCCCGCCGTCGAGGCCGTGCAGGCGTCGCCGGTCGCGTGGTACACGGACCTCGCGTTGCTTCCCGTCCCGGGTGCCGACGCGAGCGCCGCCCGGGCCGTCGGCGTTCTCGCCGGCTCGGTGGTTGTCGGCGTCCTCGCCGTCCTCGCCAGCGTTCGCGCCTCCGAACGCCGCTGGTACGACGACAGCGCCCACGCCGAAGTCAGAGCCACCGATTCCGCCTCTAGCGGCCGCCTGGACGACCTGCTCGGCCGCCGGACCGCGTGGGTCGCCCGGAAGACCTGGCTGCGCGCGCGCCGCGCGCCGCTCAAACTCGTCTACGTCGTCTACCCCGTCTTCGTGCTGTTCGCACCCCTTCAGGGGAGCATCGAGGCCGGCCGCGTCACCGCCTCGCTGCCCGCGACCGTGACGCTGTACGCCGCTTGGGCGACCGGCGCGCTGTTCACGCTCAACCCGCTCGGCGACGAGGGTGCCGTCCTCCCCATCAGCGTCACGTCCGGGGTCTCCGGCCGCCAGTTCGTCGGCGGACTCGTCGCCGCGAGCACGCTCGTCGGCACGCCGGTCACACTCGTACTCGCCGCCGCGCTCGGCGTCCTCGGCCCGCTCTCGGCGGTCGCCGTCGGCTGCCTCGTCGTCGCCGGCGCGGTCCTCCCCGCGCTCGCGGCGACCGTCGCCGCCGGCGTCGGCACCGCGTTCCCGAAGTACGAG encodes:
- the nadC gene encoding carboxylating nicotinate-nucleotide diphosphorylase gives rise to the protein MPVTDADVERWLREDLGHHDVTNDVPGETTGRLVAKQPGVVAGLDAAVRVFAYLGCEAAALANDGDRIDAGDAVLRVAGDAQSVLRAERVAVNVAGHASGIATKTRRAVDAARDVSDDVVIAGTRKTTPGLRGVEKRAVVAGGGDTHRLDLSHMVMVKDNHVAEMGLEGAIERFREAKSFATNLEVEVEAPEDAPRAAEAGADIVLLDNMTPAETERAVDLLDGAALAEASGGITVEDVPAYAATGVDVISMGSLTHSAPSLDYSFRTEPA
- the nadA gene encoding quinolinate synthase NadA, with translation MDTSSFDTDLSLFKYDDLEALPEEYRELTEDERTERIEAARAELGDDVVVLGHNYQRREIVEHADFIGDSYQLSKEAANADADYVIFGGVTFMAESADIITDDSQSVILPSMEASCPMAGMAEALQVDAAWADITDAAPDETIIPITYMNSYADLKAFCAEQGGLVCTSSNAHRAFEWAFERGDKVLFLPDKHLGENTAHRLGLEDSTVEWDPWDAEGKTAEEVADADIVLWDGYCQVHERFTPDHVAQVREEHEDANVVVHPECRREVVEAADVVGSTSTITQTVEDADPGETWAIGTEIHLANHLQRWHPEVNVVPLCGDACMDCNAMRQIDPNYLAWVLEELVEGRERNVIEVAPDEKELAQVALDRMLDI
- the gpmI gene encoding 2,3-bisphosphoglycerate-independent phosphoglycerate mutase, with the protein product MQAALVILDGWGLGDHDRRDAVKAADTPNFDEYADRGAFGTLTTSGRDVGLPDGQMGNSEVGHLTIGAGRVVKQAYTRIEDAIAAGELCGNDAIAGALDHVAETGGTLHVLGLVSDGGVHSDQTHIHALVECAADRGVEAAVHAFTDGRDTSPTGGEDYLASLEAVADEHGTSDVATASGRYYAMDRDQNWARTKAAYNAIVDRDADHRAASAVDAVTDSYERGDTDEFVEPTLVEGGAALSDGDAVVFANFRADRARQLTRLLADIEPGDWEAEGVETSPPDAHVVTMTEYDETFDLPVAFPAEEPADTLGSVLSDAGRTQFRVAESEKYAHVTYFLNGGREVEFEGERRSIVESPDVPTYDQQPEMSAPAVTDAVLDALATDDPDVLVLNYANPDMVGHTGDFDAAVEAVEAVDRELGRLVPALTEAGDEQSESPNGRAGSGATREQGAHVFLTADHGNADDMGTADEPHTAHTFNPVPFVSLDPSTTGADLSGGHSIRDGGALRDVAPTLLDVLGLDRPAAMTGSSLLE
- a CDS encoding amidohydrolase, translated to MTAAADLILYGGEVHTLGDEDEVYDAVAVRDGRVVGLANDYDAEFLAGTGTETIDLGGRVVIPGFVDAHTHMETVGQHGVHADLRGASGPEEVTERLAERASETAGDEWVLGFGYDESQWGGDADLSQADLDAVSETQPVAAIREDMHTATVNGVALAEYGDGMPEGDVVGDGRIVEDAVEVVYDATEPDPEETKSLVTAAQREANEKGVTAVHDMVRRSHAPRAYRELDAAGDLSVRVRVNYWADHLDAVLETGLATNHGSDMVEVGAIKTYTDGSLGGHTAKLHEPYADAPDETGTWVVDPEELADIVERADDAGLQVTAHAIGDAAVDAVLDAYEDAADDAGERRHRVEHAELASDDAIERMAALGVVASPQPNFLKWAGSDGLYEDRLGTERREASNRFGDMLDAGVAVAFGSDCMPLDPLLGVHHAVNAPADGQSVSVTDALRAYTSGGAYAGFREDEQGTVREGALADFTVLDASPWEHVDAIVDEVGVAMTVVDGDVVYDAR
- a CDS encoding L-aspartate oxidase, which encodes MTEYATADVLVLGSGIAGCAAALAAAREGQRVLVATKAERPADASTDWAQGGIATTRDSPESLKRDILTAGDGEADPDAVDALVEDAAAAVEDVLVDTLDVSFDGDGDGFDYAQEAAHSEPRILHVDAATGRHLLRPFLRHLDDHDHVRMLEDTAALDLITDEGRVTGALLDRDPETGERAATGAPVFAGSTVLATGGIGDLYRRSTNPGGSTGDGLAMAALAGADVEDAEYVQFHPTAYDDEDPFLVSEAVRGEGAVLRNADGERFMPDYHEDAELAPRDVVARAVAAERDATGEVRLDVSPLDFAGEFPGLAETCEDRGVDWEAGIPVAPCEHFLCGGVAVDTEGRTSLDALYAVGECARTGVHGANRLASTSLLEGLVWGLRAGEAAAGDGWTPDPGDPPELRDRDPDLPAGFADEKFRRLRRVMDEHVGLHRSGDDLRRAQGVLRRLKGEVDSYVRTRTSRDLYELRNAAVVGLLVSRAAAENPESAGCHHRTDDAAPEGTPDAGH
- a CDS encoding DMT family transporter; this translates as MQPYVYLAVAIAAEVTGTTALKLSAGFSKPLPSVVVLAGYASSFYFLGLVLEELPVGVVYGTWAAVGIVATALVGVVVFEETVDVAGLVGLALIVAGVVVLNVVSDAYTPAH
- a CDS encoding TrmB family transcriptional regulator; the protein is MSRLAELGLSAYEEQCYRALLARGPSTARGVSDASGVPMGRVYDVLNGLAARDLVETRRGEPTRYRAVDPETAADRLLAERERELAEQTARYERLADELGDELAAVPPTESRFWTAPLGGETAVSLTRQVFEDASDEVRSAMSHPYVDAPWERYDAEMAAFDEALPAEQSVRVLVAAPVLDTVPEAVRDAYLDRDDVSLRVTADLSVTFDLVDDDRVYLHVPHPLDDGERLGAVELRDDALLTRLQNRFEGAWERAETLSAYAGSVRKE